One window of Saccharomyces kudriavzevii IFO 1802 strain IFO1802 genome assembly, chromosome: 10 genomic DNA carries:
- the CHS6 gene encoding Chs6p (similar to Saccharomyces cerevisiae CHS6 (YJL099W) and BCH2 (YKR027W); ancestral locus Anc_1.267) — protein MNLFWTSEAKKQNETPGGNSASGSLSQVQTLGRSINREILHSCPRILEGKYGECLHNRTHLIRDLISSGNVGLGPIEIIHMSYSNKHEKEEFGEYFYLTGIGASSPSTPVEFLKMLRSNQRISKNISSDIISTYCCFNFFSNLDIRVRYDADGTFQANAIDCGKETTDSTMTEKMWEETFVSSIIRAIITNTNPELKPPGLLECPFYVEKDTVSSCKRIIELLCRFLPRSLDCGWDSTKSMQVTIVNNYLMYSLKSFIAITPGLVDFAIDYLKGLTKEDPIHDLHYKIAMITILDYVQIKELEMITILNETLDPLLSLLSDLPPRDAYSVQLMNCMSDLLNIQARFLLNREDYELALSVSNTSTGLALDCFDSWYNLAKCHIKRGEYEKALFAINSMPRLRKSDQFLETVYSRFLTYSYYKKPLNGGQQHFDLSSTEFTNLCGTLRNWKEDDLKRQIFGRIAMINEGKVGYTKEIWDGIAIELGPIYGPQSVNLINFVSHQEAKNIKNINLIARNTIGKHLGWSSGKIYELLMEIVKNIGWNGLLNIRTEAFMMETEFYQISANVTDENGQIPMEARKKRFCERWLDDLFLDLYQDLKLSKINLNNKDEKYSGLEWELLGLTMLRTWHWQDAVACLRTSIVARFDPVSCQQLLKIYLHPPEDLQEVTVLDADTIIGLLVKQISYDCRYYNYCQIFNLQVLCKLCNELGIDILRKKILVLPSIGGEIMVMIDTMLAWIGDQDQTIQPT, from the coding sequence ATGAATTTGTTTTGGACATCAGAGGCcaaaaagcaaaatgaAACGCCTGGTGGAAACTCTGCATCCGGAAGCCTATCTCAAGTACAAACGCTTGGTCGATCCATCAATCGAGAAATACTTCACAGCTGTCCACGAATTTTGGAAGGGAAATATGGCGAATGTCTCCATAACAGGACACATTTGATCAGGGACCTAATTTCCTCTGGTAACGTTGGATTGGGCCCGATTGAGATAATTCATATGTCGTACTCAAATaaacatgaaaaagaagagttTGGCGAATACTTCTATCTTACTGGAATTGGAGCTTCTAGTCCTTCAACTCCTGTAGAATTCCTAAAAATGCTGAGATCGAACCAACGAATTTCTAAGAATATCTCGAGTGACATCATATCCACTTATTGTtgttttaattttttcagtaatTTGGACATTCGTGTCAGATATGATGCTGACGGTACTTTCCAAGCAAACGCAATTGACTGTGGCAAGGAAACTACCGATTCGACCATGACGGAAAAAATGTGGGAAGAGACATTCGTTAGTTCCATCATCAGAGCGATCATAACAAACACTAATCCAGAATTAAAACCTCCTGGTTTATTAGAATGCCCGTTCTATGTTGAGAAAGATACTGTATCTTCTTGCAAGAGAATTATTGAATTATTGTGTCGGTTCTTACCTCGGTCGTTGGATTGCGGATGGGATTCCACTAAAAGTATGCAAGTCACCATTGTCAATAACTATTTAATGTATAGTTTAAAAAGTTTTATTGCAATCACGCCGGGCTTAGTAGATTTCGCGATCGATTATCTGAAAGGGCTCACCAAGGAAGATCCAATCCACGATCTACACTATAAGATAGCCATGATCACAATTTTAGACTACGTACAAATAAAAGAGCTGGAAATGATAaccattttgaatgaaacaTTGGACCCGCTTTTATCATTGCTAAGTGATTTACCGCCTCGAGATGCATATTCGGTGCAGCTGATGAATTGTATGAGTGACTTATTGAATATCCAAGCaagatttcttttgaatagAGAAGATTACGAGCTAGCTTTGAGCGTCTCTAATACATCAACCGGACTGGCCTTAGATTGTTTTGACTCGTGGTACAATTTAGCCAAATGTCACATCAAAAGAGGGGAGTATGAAAAAGCCCTGTTCGCAATAAATTCGATGCCACGTCTACGGAAAAGTGATCAATTTCTCGAAACAGTGTATAGCAGGTTTCTCACCTATAGTTACTATAAAAAACCATTAAATGGCGGTCAACAACATTTCGATCTAAGTTCAACAGAGTTTACGAACCTGTGCGGAACATTGAGAAATTGGAAGGAGGATGATTTGAAACggcaaatttttggaagaattgcAATGAtaaatgaaggaaaagtCGGCTATACGAAAGAAATTTGGGACGGCATCGCGATAGAACTGGGCCCCATTTATGGCCCACAATCCGTGAATTTGATCAACTTCGTCTCACATCAAGAGGCCAAGAATATAAAGAATATCAATCTGATAGCACGGAACACGATCGGTAAGCACTTAGGATGGTCCAGTGGTAAAATATATGAATTATTGATGGAAATTGTGAAGAATATTGGGTGGAATGGACTATTAAACATTCGAACGGAAGCCTTCATGATGGAAACTGAATTCTACCAAATTTCCGCCAATGTTACGGACGAAAACGGCCAAATACCCATGGAAGCTCGAAAGAAACGGTTTTGTGAGCGTTGGCTAgatgatttatttttggatttaTATCAAGACCTGAAGTTGAGTAAGATTAATCTAAATAATAAGGACGAGAAATACAGCGGATTAGAGTGGGAGCTTCTGGGCTTGACCATGCTCCGTACTTGGCATTGGCAAGATGCTGTAGCCTGTCTAAGAACAAGCATAGTAGCTCGATTCGATCCCGTCAGTTGCCAACAGCTACTAAAAATATATCTGCACCCACCCGAAGATCTTCAAGAAGTCACAGTACTGGACGCGGACACCATAATAGGCTTATTGGTCAAGCAAATATCATACGATTGCAGGTATTATAACTATTGCCAGATTTTCAACCTGCAAGTACTGTGCAAACTATGCAACGAACTGGGAATAGATATACTTCGCAAAAAGATTCTCGTTCTACCCTCCATAGGAGGTGAGATCATGGTCATGATAGATACCATGCTCGCGTGGATAGGTGACCAAGACCAAACAATACAGCCCACATGA
- the GSH1 gene encoding glutamate--cysteine ligase (similar to Saccharomyces cerevisiae GSH1 (YJL101C); ancestral locus Anc_1.265), protein MGLLALGTPLPWFESRAYNEHIRNEGIEQLLYIFQAAGKRDNDPLYWGDELEYMVVEFDDRDKNSMLDVCHDKILTELNVEDLPLCGANDVSFHPEYGRYMLEATPASPYMNYVGSYVEVNMQQRRAIAEYKLSEYARQDNKNKVHVGCRSVPLTLTVFPRMGCADFLNIKDPWNHKNAASRSLFLPDEVINRHVRFPNLTASIRTRRGEKVCMNVPMYKDTATPETDDSIYDRDWFLPEDKEAKLASKPGFIYMDSMGFGMGCSCLQITFQAPNINKARYLYDSLVNFAPIMLAFSAAAPTFKGWLADQDVRWNVISGAVDDRTPKERGVEPLLPKYNKNGFGGISKEAQDKVTKIPKSRYSSVDLFLGGSKFFNRTYNDTNVPVNNKVLNRLLENDKAPLDYDLAKHFAHLYIRDPVSTFEELLDQDSRTSSNHFENIQSTNWQTLRFKPPAQGAIPEEKDSPGWRVEFRPFEVQLLDFENAAYAVLMYLIVDSILTFSNDINAYVHMSEVWENMKTAHSRDAILNEKFHWKKLFRGENDVETESCSIDEIFHNTENGIFPQFVTPILCQKGFVAKDWRELKHSSQHKRLYYYLKLISDRASGVLPTTAKFFRNFVLQHPDYKHDSKISKLNNYDLLSMCDRLTHLDDSRGELTSFLGGEIAEYIKNNKPAIDSKV, encoded by the coding sequence atgggaCTTTTAGCTTTGGGCACGCCCTTGCCATGGTTTGAGTCCAGGGCGTACAATGAACACATCAGAAATGAGGGTATTGAGCAGCTGTTGTACATTTTCCAAGCCGCTGGTAAAAGGGACAATGACCCTCTTTATTGGGGGGATGAGCTCGAGTATATGGTTGTAGAATTTGATGATAGGGATAAGAACTCTATGCTTGACGTTTGCCATGACAAGATACTTACAGAGCTTAATGTCGAAGATTTGCCGCTCTGTGGGGCCAACGATGTCAGTTTCCATCCTGAATATGGCCGCTACATGCTAGAAGCCACTCCGGCTTCACCGTATATGAATTACGTGGGGAGTTATGTCGAAGTGAACATGCAACAAAGACGTGCCATTGCAGAATACAAGCTGTCTGAATACGCTAGACAAGATAACAAAAATAAGGTACATGTTGGTTGCAGATCGGTACCTTTGACGCTGACTGTCTTTCCGAGGATGGGGTGTGCCGACTTTTTAAATATCAAGGATCCGTGGAATCATAAGAATGCTGCTTCCAGATCGCTGTTCCTACCCGATGAGGTCATTAATAGGCATGTCAGGTTTCCCAACCTGACAGCATCTATTAGAACTAGACGCGGTGAAAAAGTTTGCATGAATGTGCCCATGTATAAGGACACGGCCACTCCGGAAACGGATGATTCCATCTACGACCGAGATTGGTTTTTGCCAGAGGACAAAGAGGCCAAATTGGCCTCTAAACCGGGATTCATATACATGGATTCTATGGGCTTCGGCATGGGTTGTTCTTGTCTACAGATAACCTTTCAGGCACCCAATATCAACAAGGCGCGCTATCTATACGACTCATTAGTAAATTTCGCACCGATAATGCTGGCCTTCTCGGCCGCTGCCCCCACTTTTAAAGGTTGGCTGGCTGACCAGGATGTCCGTTGGAATGTTATTTCTGGTGCGGTGGACGACCGTACCCCAAAGGAAAGAGGTGTCGAGCCACTGCTACCTAAATACAATAAGAACGGGTTTGGAGGAATTTCCAAAGAGGCTCAAGATAAAGTCACTAAGATACCAAAGTCAAGGTACAGTTCGGTAGATCTCTTCCTGGGCGGatcgaaatttttcaataggACTTATAACGATACAAACGTGCCAGTCAATAACAAAGTATTGAATAGACTACtcgaaaatgataaagCTCCATTAGATTACGATCTTGCTAAACATTTCGCTCATCTCTACATCAGAGATCCGGTATCTACGTTCGAAGAACTACTGGATCAAGACAGCAGGACATCTTCAAaccattttgaaaacattcAAAGTACGAACTGGCAAACGCTACGTTTTAAGCCACCTGCACAAGGAGCCATTCCGGAGGAAAAGGATTCTCCCGGTTGGAGAGTGGAATTCAGGCCATTCGAAGTTCAGCTATTAGACTTTGAGAACGCCGCATATGCCGTGCTCATGTATCTGATTGTCGATAGTATTTTGACCTTCTCTAATGACATTAACGCATACGTTCATATGTCTGAAGTATGGGAAAATATGAAGACTGCCCATAGCAGGGATGctattttgaatgaaaaattccactggaaaaaattgttcCGTGGTGAAAATGATGTGGAGACTGAAAGTTGTTCGATAGATGAAATCTTCCACAATACAGAAAATGGGATTTTCCCTCAATTTGTGACGCCAATTCTATGCCAAAAAGGGTTTGTAGCCAAAGATTGGAGAGAATTAAAACATTCTTCCCAACACAAAAGACTATATTATTACTTAAAGCTTATTTCTGATAGAGCAAGCGGTGTATTGccaacaacagcaaaatTCTTCAGAAATTTTGTACTACAACATCCGGATTATAAGCatgattcaaaaatctCAAAGTTAAATAATTACGATTTGCTTTCTATGTGTGATAGACTTACCCATTTAGACGATTCAAGAGGTGAGCTGACGTCCTTTCTTGGTGGTGAAATTGCCgagtatataaaaaataataagcCAGCGATTGACAGTAAGGTTTAG
- the MEF2 gene encoding mitochondrial elongation factor MEF2 (similar to Saccharomyces cerevisiae MEF2 (YJL102W); ancestral locus Anc_1.264): MWKWSAYRLAGRRTGINRIRLTVICSACKHLSTVRSSLSKVRNIGIIAHIDAGKTTTTERMLYYAGVSKHIGDVDTGDTITDFLEQERSRGITIQSAAISFPWRDSFTVNLIDTPGHIDFTFEVIRALKVIDACVVILDAVAGVEAQTEKVWGQSQSKPKICFINKMDRMGASFNHTVNDLIGNFMQGTTSKPVLINIPYYEKHPASNDYVFQGVIDVINEKRLTWNPEDPDEITIDDLDGISLKQCNRCKESMIETLTEFDEDLVQHFLEEAEGDYSKVSAQSLNASIRKLTVQNKIVPILCGASFKNIGVQPLLDAVVNYLPSPIEATLPELNDKDIPMKYDPKVGCLVNDNKNFCIAFAFKVITDPIRGKQVYVRIYSGRLNSGNTVYNSTTGEKFKLGKLLVPHAGTSQPVDVLTAGQIGLLTGSTIENNVSTGDTLLSHSLKKDGLKSFDKKKELTLKINPIFIPPPVFGVSIEPRTLSNKKSMENALNTLVTEDPSLSITQNDETGQTVLNGMGELHLEIAKYRLVNDLKADVEFGQLMVSYKETINSETNLETYESDDGYKFSLSVLPNAAHIPNCATYPLGINDNYLVMKNNVKYDKEWRLQVPLESIINSIMASCIVGLQRGGKLANFPLYGCSIKIRGDWSVPLDIETPQEILKITRNLVLTALDDLPTDGYALLEPIMDLDLTIPQSDVGTVLQDLAGARKAQVLSIEDECSPITPAPSSNASFENNERIYIPPDVISTLHTIKDKKKSQDATFNMKKNIKARVPLREITAYTNKLRSLSQGRGEFNIEYFDMEKVTDDRLQSILHDL; this comes from the coding sequence ATGTGGAAATGGAGTGCGTACAGATTGGCAGGAAGAAGGACAGGAATTAACAGAATAAGATTGACTGTAATTTGTAGCGCCTGTAAACACTTGTCAACAGTGAGAAGTTCGTTGTCGAAAGTGAGAAATATAGGAATCATTGCCCATATCGATGCGGGCAAGACCACTACGACAGAGAGGATGCTTTACTATGCGGGAGTCTCGAAACACATCGGGGACGTCGACACTGGTGATACGATTactgattttttggaacaGGAGAGATCACGAGGTATTACCATTCAAAGTGCTGCAATTTCATTTCCCTGGAGAGATTCTTTTACAGTGAATCTCATTGATACGCCAGGACATATAGATTTTACCTTTGAAGTGATCAGGGCCTTGAAGGTTATTGATGCATGTGTTGTCATTCTGGATGCTGTGGCCGGCGTGGAGGCGCAAACAGAGAAAGTTTGGGGTCAAAGTCAAAGTAAGCCTAAAATTTGCTTTATTAATAAAATGGACCGAATGGGGGCTAGTTTTAACCATACGGTAAATGATTTGATTGGAAATTTTATGCAAGGAACAACCAGTAAACCGGTTCTAATAAATATTCCCTATTATGAAAAACACCCAGCTAGTAACGATTATGTTTTTCAAGGTGTCATTGATGTTATAAACGAGAAACGCCTTACATGGAATCCAGAAGATCCAGATGAAATTACCATAGATGACCTGGACGGCATTTCACTCAAACAATGTAATCGTTGTAAGGAATCAATGATAGAGACTTTAACCGAATTCGACGAAGACTTAGTTCAGCACTTCCTTGAAGAGGCGGAGGGTGATTATTCTAAAGTATCTGCCCAATCGTTGAATGCTTCTATAAGAAAGTTGACAGTGCAAAACAAGATCGTACCTATTTTATGCGGTGCTTCGTTTAAGAATATTGGTGTACAGCCTTTATTAGACGCAGTTGTTAATTATCTTCCATCACCGATTGAAGCCACACTACCAGAATTGAACGATAAAGATATTCCAATGAAGTATGACCCCAAGGTTGGATGTCTAGTAAATGAcaacaagaatttttgCATCGCTTTCGCATTCAAGGTTATTACCGATCCGATCAGGGGCAAACAAGTCTACGTCAGAATTTATTCAGGAAGACTAAATAGTGGCAATACTGTTTATAATTCTACCACTGGCGAAAAATTTAAACTGGGTAAATTGCTAGTACCTCATGCAGGAACATCACAACCTGTGGATGTTTTAACTGCGGGCCAAATTGGATTACTAACTGGATCCACAATCGAAAACAATGTTTCCACAGGTGATACATTACTATCACattctttgaagaaggatGGCCTGAAGTCGtttgacaaaaaaaaggaattgacATTAAAAATTAATCCTATCTTCATCCCCCCCCCAGTTTTCGGTGTTTCCATTGAACCAAGGACTTTGAGTAATAAAAAGTCAATGGAGAATGCTTTGAACACTTTAGTTACCGAAGATCCTAGTTTGTCAATTACGCAAAACGACGAGACTGGTCAAACGGTTTTGAATGGTATGGGAGAATTACATCTAGAAATTGCTAAATATCGTTTGGTAAACGACTTGAAAGCGGATGTGGAATTCGGTCAATTAATGGTTTCTTATAAAGAAACTATCAATTCAGAAACAAATTTAGAAACGTACGAAAGTGATGATGGATATAAGTTCTCTTTATCCGTACTGCCAAATGCTGCTCATATTCCTAACTGTGCTACATATCCCTTGGGAATCAACGATAATTATTTGGTAATGAAGAATAACGTCAAGTACGATAAAGAATGGAGGCTTCAAGTCCCTTTAGAATCGATTATAAACTCTATCATGGCAAGCTGCATTGTGGGGCTACAAAGAGGTGGAAAGCTAGCCAACTTTCCACTGTATGGATGCTCAATCAAAATTAGAGGTGATTGGTCAGTACCATTAGATATTGAAACTCcccaagaaattttgaagattacCAGGAATTTAGTTCTCACAGCTCTTGATGACTTACCAACTGATGGATATGCTCTTTTGGAACCCATTATGGATTTAGATCTGACCATCCCTCAATCAGATGTCGGCACGGTCTTGCAGGATTTAGCAGGTGCAAGGAAGGCTCAAGTTCTTTCCATCGAAGACGAATGCAGTCCAATAACTCCTGCTCCATCCTCGAATGCTTCTTTCGAAAATAACGAAAGAATCTATATCCCGCCTGATGTTATTTCTACCTTACACACTAtcaaagataaaaagaaatcacaAGACGCCACTTTcaatatgaaaaagaatattaaaGCTAGAGTGCCACTAAGAGAAATTACAGCATACACCAATAAACTGAGAAGCTTGTCACAAGGGAGGGGTGAATTCAATATTGAGTATTTTGATATGGAAAAGGTCACTGATGATCGTTTACAGTCCATACTTCACGACTTGTAG
- the LSB6 gene encoding 1-phosphatidylinositol 4-kinase LSB6 (similar to Saccharomyces cerevisiae LSB6 (YJL100W); ancestral locus Anc_1.266) yields MNTEAQQHDHSINSRQTVTVNSYDWLQYRDEQEQHKAKNAITHISPGVSLSTHSSDIPADPQSFNPSSQALANVLSESPPSNQGSGSNFTVVQPSNVEDKISRQRDDGSGHEIQYSVFRPVHAYPTRDLPYEQLRRKEEQEQRENFNHLVYDCTEAVERFGRELERIKAGSSGSYFVYGTSASESAPVGVFKPKDEEPYGPFSPKWTKWAHRTFFPCLFGRSCLIPNLGYICESAASLLDRRLETHIVPYTDTASLESFNFYDNRKKWVLGYNLQKKKQKKLGSFQLFLKDYMNADEFFHKYPLPGMYSDVKQPLQQKSSGEDVKHKPEITMTLIDDTEAPKKINFSPTSIESEENTIFEWTESTLNHFRLELEKLIILDYIMRNTDRGLDNWMVKLIKLPNNEWKLKLAAIDNGLSFPWKHPDEWRLYPYGWLYLPLQLLAKPFSEQIRSHFLPILTSTKWWEESYQEFLALFSRDEDFSVRMWRKQWAVLKGQAFNVVETLKDPRQGPLELVRRTRCQIIDEKMQVPCCPPPVSIFKNAIDEPIGLYSSSPMVLPSTPSTIPFHTHGQDDNQPVYHDSTVHPFANKTVIAERLQIVNSTPVFTWC; encoded by the coding sequence ATGAATACCGAAGCACAGCAGCATGACCATAGCATCAATTCCCGCCAAACGGTGACAGTAAACAGCTATGATTGGCTACAGTACCGAGATGAGCAAGAACAGCATAAAGCCAAGAACGCGATAACGCACATATCTCCAGGGGTCAGCTTAAGTACACACAGTTCAGACATTCCGGCGGATCCTCAGTCCTTCAACCCCTCTTCTCAAGCTCTGGCTAACGTGTTGTCCGAGAGTCCGCCATCCAACCAAGGTTCAGGGTCCAATTTTACGGTTGTACAGCCTTCTAATGTAGAGGACAAAATCTCAAGACAGAGGGATGACGGAAGTGGCCATGAGATTCAGTATTCGGTGTTTCGTCCCGTGCATGCCTATCCAACGAGGGACTTGCCGTACGAACAGCTCCGAAGAaaggaagaacaagaacagCGAGAAAACTTCAATCATTTGGTTTACGATTGTACTGAGGCTGTGGAGAGGTTTGGACGCGAACTGGAAAGGATAAAAGCTGGTTCTAGTGGGTCGTATTTTGTATATGGAACATCAGCCAGCGAAAGCGCGCCTGTAGGGGTCTTCAAACCCAAGGATGAGGAACCGTATGGCCCATTCTCTCCTAAATGGACCAAATGGGCCCATCGTACTTTTTTCCCATGTCTTTTCGGCAGAAGCTGTCTGATACCTAATCTCGGGTACATTTGTGAAAGTGCAGCAAGTTTGCTGGATAGACGGCTTGAAACGCACATTGTGCCCTACACAGATACTGCATCTTTAGAGTCCTTTAATTTCTATGACAATaggaaaaaatgggtaCTAGGGTACAACttgcagaaaaagaaacagaaaaaattgggtTCATTCCAGCTTTTCCTCAAAGATTACATGAATGCCGATGAGTTCTTTCATAAGTATCCGCTACCAGGAATGTACTCAGACGTTAAACAGCCGTTGCAACAAAAATCATCTGGTGAAGACGTCAAACATAAACCAGAGATAACTATGACCTTAATAGACGATACAGAGGCgcccaagaaaataaacttCTCCCCGACTTCAATAGAATCCGAAGAAAACACAATATTTGAGTGGACAGAATCGACCCTAAATCATTTTAGACTGGAGCTAGAAAAACTGATAATCCTGGACTATATAATGAGGAACACAGATAGGGGTCTGGACAACTGGATGGTGAAACTAATCAAACTACCAAATAATGAGTGGAAGCTAAAATTAGCTGCAATTGACAATGGCTTGTCCTTCCCCTGGAAACACCCCGATGAGTGGCGTTTATACCCTTACGGGTGGTTGTATTTGCCCTTGCAACTCCTGGCCAAACCATTTTCCGAGCAAATAAGGTCCCATTTTCTACCGATATTGACAAGTACCAAATGGTGGGAAGAATCGTATCAAGAATTTTTAGCTCTATTTAGCAGGGACGAGGATTTTAGCGTTCGAATGTGGAGAAAGCAATGGGCGGTTTTGAAGGGCCAGGCATTCAACGTCGTGGAAACTTTGAAGGACCCCAGGCAAGGCCCGTTGGAGCTAGttagaagaacaagatgcCAAATAATAGACGAAAAGATGCAGGTCCCCTGCTGTCCACCTCCCGTGtccatcttcaaaaacgcTATAGATGAACCTATTGGActatattcttcttcaccaATGGTACTCCCCAGTACTCCGAGCACGATTCCGTTTCATACACATGGCCAGGACGATAATCAGCCTGTGTACCATGATTCAACTGTCCACCCGTTCGCGAATAAAACCGTGATAGCCGAGCGATTACAAATAGTCAATTCTACTCCTGTGTTCACTTGGTGCTGA